A genomic segment from Diadema setosum chromosome 11, eeDiaSeto1, whole genome shotgun sequence encodes:
- the LOC140235359 gene encoding uncharacterized protein, with translation MESLVKSAPQLQSFTNSLSSSPDFPTRRYRVEIVAGNNMAEGKSRTFLWCVPRSISSALTKCLTATKDLEVWFEPFFFCFVARLDAKKRLGVDLPRSYHGNEDVFQEVADLLKSFSHCTFKPDHLAYESVKERLEGTQSDHVFVKDMGFAMGKDDLACIPSGYKHTFLIRHPLRVLKSNRKAMFDQFSQLGMLEGDAADEQAFDLERDDPYMTPGLLFKDLYDVWNHVRENFDEDPIIMDADDILSNPAEMLSKYCRAVGLPYDEALLKFREDLDVFQIWKAPIEAEELRMTVSAFSGTAASSVEFMSAKPMPSREEMTPDVTRCSDQIIAYYEEMYECRMKV, from the exons atggAGTCT TTGGTGAAGAGTGCTCCACAACTGCAGAGTTTCACTAATTCACTCTCAAGTTCGCCGGACTTTCCGACCAGACGATACCGAGTTGAAATCGTAGCCGGTAACAATATGGCGGAAGGAAAGAGCCGCACATTCTTGTGGTGTGTCCCTCGCTCGATCTCCTCTGCGTTGACGAAGTGTCTCACCGCCACGAAGGACCTCGAAGTCTGGTTCGAGCCGTTCTTCTTCTGCTTCGTTGCCAGACTCGACGCCAAGAAGCGACTCGGCGTCGATTTGCCCAGaagttaccatggtaacgaGGACGTTTTCCAGGAAGTAGCCGACTTGCTGAAGAGTTTTTCGCACTGCACTTTTAAACCGGATCATCTCGC GTACGAGTCTGTGAAAGAGCGATTGGAAGGAACACAGAGTGATCACGTGTTCGTCAAGGATATGGGTTTTGCGATGGGAAAGGACGACCTGGCGTGCATCCCTTCAGGTTACAAGCACACCTTTCTTATACGCCATCCACTACGTGTCCTGAAATCCAACCGCAAGGCCATGTTCGATCAATTCTCTCAACTAGGGATGCTGGAGGGAGACGCGGCAGACGAACAGGCCTTCGACCTCGAGCGGGATGACCCCTACATGACACCCGGGCTCCTTTTCAAGGATCTCTACGACGTCTGGAATCACGTCCGCGAAAACTTCGACGAAGACCCGATCATCATGGATGCCGACGACATCCTGTCGAACCCCGCCGAAATGCTGTCGAAGTATTGCCGAGCGGTCGGGCTTCCGTACGACGAAGCGCTCCTGAAATTCCGTGAAGACCTCGACGTCTTTCAAATTTGGAAGGCACCCATCGAAGCCGAAGAACTGCGAATGACCGTTTCGGCATTTTCCGGAACCGCGGCGAGCAGTGTCGAGTTCATGTCCGCCAAACCCATGCCTTCACGTGAGGAGATGACGCCTGACGTCACCAGGTGCTCTGACCAGATTATTGCCTACTATGAAGAGATGTACGAGTGCCGGATGAAGGTTTAA
- the LOC140234621 gene encoding replication factor C subunit 3-like, which yields MSLWVDKHRPTSLSKLDYHKEQASNLKKLVQCGDFPHLLVYGPSGAGKKTRIMCTLRELYGSGVEKLRIEHQTFTTPSKSKIEVTTIASNYHIEVNPSDAGIYDRIVIQDLIKNTAQSQQIETASQKDFKVVVLTEVDRLTKDAQHALRRTMEKYTATCRLILCCNSTSKVIPAIRSRCLGIRVAAPSIDEIGQILQAVCKKEGVTLPPELGRRIAEKSDRNLRKAILACEACKVQQYPLSADQDIPEADWEVFLRETANSIIQQQSPKQLLEVRGRLYELLTHCIPPDVILKGLLKELLKNCDGQLKTEITHVAAFYEHRMQQGNKAIYHLEAFVAKFMSIYKRFLEEGFEAMML from the exons ATGAGTTTGTGGGTTGATAAACACCGTCCTACCTCTCTTTCAAAACTAGATTATCACAAGGAACAAGCTTCGAACTTAAAGAAATTA GTACAATGTGGCGACTTTCCTCATCTTTTGGTCTATGGACCGTCTGGAGCTGGCAAGAAAACCAGGATTATGTGCACCTTGCGTGAACTGTATGGCTCAGGAGTGGAGAAGCTGCGCATTGAGCACCAGACATTCACA ACACCTTCAAAGAGCAAGATTGAAGTCACAACCATTGCAAGCAATTATCACATTGAAGTCAATCCAAg TGATGCAGGGATCTATGATCGAATAGTGATCCAGGATCTGATCAAGAATACAGCACAGTCCCAGCAGATTGAGACTGCTTCGCAGAAGGATTTTAAAG TTGTGGTTCTGACTGAGGTTGACCGTCTGACTAAAGATGCCCAGCATGCTTTGCGCCGCACCATGGAGAAGTACACAGCCACTTGTCGCCTGATCCTGTGCTGCAACTCGACTAGCAAGGTCATTCCAGCCATACGCAGCCGCTGTCTTGGTATCAGAGTGGCAGCGCCATCTATTGATGAG ATAGGACAGATTTTGCAAGCAGTTTGCAAGAAGGAGGGTGTGACCCTGCCACCAGAGCTTGGACGGAGAATTGCTGAAAAGTCTGACAGAAACCTGAGGAAAGCCATTCTGGCTTGTGAAGCATGCAAAGTACAGCA GTATCCACTCAGTGCTGACCAGGACATCCCAGAGGCTGACTGGGAGGTCTTCCTCAGGGAAACGGCCAACAGCATCATCCAGCAGCAGAGCCCCAAGCAGCTCCTAGAGGTCAGGGGTCGTCTCTACGAGCTGCTCACCCACTGCATCCCTCCAGACGTGATTCTAAAG GGCCTACTGAAAGAGCTGCTGAAGAACTGCGACGGTCAGCTGAAGACGGAGATCACACACGTGGCAGCGTTCTACGAGCACCGGATGCAGCAGGGCAACAAGGCCATCTACCACCTTGAGGCCTTCGTCGCCAAGTTCATGAGCATCTACAAGAGATTCCTGGAGGAGGGCTTCGAGGCCATGATGCTCTGA
- the LOC140234798 gene encoding prostaglandin reductase 2-like, producing MNKRVVLTSRPGPDGMPTVDNFEVEECPLPELTEGAVLVKTLCLSVDPYMRCRMNMDTGTDYVSPWRLDQTIDGGGVGIIVESRCRGFRRGEILESFHWPWQLYAIMELQGVDPALIERHFSLICGLFGLNGQAAFIGIREKGHVIPEANQTFVVSAAAGACGSLAGQIARLQGCGLIVGICGSDQKCSFLLEELSFSHAINYKTEDVSLRIKECCPSGVDIYFDNVGGNISNSVIEQMNEGSHIILCGQIAMYNTSAPYPPPLPDDVERTRKERNITRDRFLVLNYTDEFSDAIAQLSEWFKEGKIKYHETVSQGLESAPSAFISMMSGGNIGKQIVHVAEP from the exons ATGAACAAGCGAGTTGTGCTGACATCGAGGCCAG GTCCAGATGGCATGCCAACAGTGGATAATTTTGAAGTGGAAGAATGTCCCTTGCCAGAACTCACAGAGGGTGCTGTTCTGGTGAAGACTCTCTGTCTCTCGGTGGATCCGTATATG CGATGTCGAATGAACATGGATACAGGTACAGATTATGTGTCGCCATGGCGCCTGGACCAAACCATCgatggaggaggggtggggatCATTGTGGAGAGTCGTTGTCGGGGCTTTAGGCGGGGCGAAATCCTGGAGAGTTTTCACTGGCCGTGGCAATTGTATGCAATTATGGAATTGCAGGGA GTTGATCCTGCCTTAATAGAGAGGCACTTCTCTCTCATCTGTGGTCTGTTTGGCCTCAACGGACAAGCAGCATTCATCGGCATCAGGGAAAAGGGTCATGTGATTCCAGAGGCCAATCAGACGTTTGTGGTGAGCGCTGCAGCGGGGGCATGTGGTTCTCTGGCTGGGCAG ATTGCCAGGCTCCAGGGCTGCGGCCTGATAGTGGGCATCTGTGGCTCAGACCAGAAGTGTTCCTTTCTCCTGGAGGAGCTCAGTTTCAGCCACGCCATCAACTACAAGACAGAGGATGTCTCTCTACGAATCAAGGAGTGTTGCCCATCTGGAGTCGACATCTACTTTGACAATGTTGGGGGCAACATTAGTAATTCTGTTATTGAGCAG ATGAACGAGGGTTCTCACATTATACTATGTGGCCAGATTGCCATGTACAACACCAGCGCGCCCTACCCTCCCCCTCTTCCGGATGACGTTGAGCGCACCAGGAAGGAGAGAAACATCACCCGCGATCGATTCCTCGTTCTCAACTACACCGACGAGTTCTCCGACGCCATCGCACAGTTGTCTGAGTGGTTCAAGGAGGGGAAAATAAAG TACCACGAAACAGTCAGCCAAGGCCTGGAGAGTGCTCCGTCAGCTTTCATCTCCATGATGAGCGGTGGGAACATCGGCAAACAGATCGTGCACGTGGCTGAGCCTTGA